One Setaria italica strain Yugu1 chromosome II, Setaria_italica_v2.0, whole genome shotgun sequence DNA segment encodes these proteins:
- the LOC101767255 gene encoding BTB/POZ domain-containing protein At3g50780 yields the protein MAEFKIGRLDGQPPRIRNVPIAVTPEGFWCCPSQAALQKTAKSPNQQGRPRGGASPAPSKASSVQRAPTVSSEKRAQSAPTRSRTNSDEQLCPPADAVAAPDPPKVVPAPAPAPAPEKRPKQHKISVGFGQLGTSDLKVVLYGKEGVAVKMIVHKNILAENSTFFANRISRQSPVSCIEVPDCEDVEIYVETVGLMYCKDVKQRLIRQNVPRVLRILKVAESLGFRACIMSCLDYLEAVPWVGDEEENVVSSIRQLHDEDHRVNPLLRRVTSDILANPPNDTLAHIIDLVLKSTEDRGRREMKSLVLKLFKENNNSICTSNGSSAADSSSCVMTLYSSFQNCLDSLLALFRRASDPEVLAGQSSDDKEQMFRKITLEADNLLWLAEILSDRHAADELTVIWAGQGELAELHPRIPVMHRHLVSCVSARLLVAVGRGEALPSEGTRRRLLDVWLQPLMDDYRWLQHGCRWFDRAVVEDGVGQAILTLPLEDQRAVLMAWLGRFLKAGDGCPNLQRAFEVWWRRTFVRPYAEQPGSSSSARSGRH from the exons ATGGCAGAATTCAAGATTGGAAGGCTTGATGGCCAGCCACCAAGGATCAGAAATGTCCCCATTGCTGTCACACCGGAAGGATTCTGGTGCTGCCCATCACAGGCTGCACTTCAGAAGACAGCAAAGAGCCCAAACCAGCAGGGCAGACCTAGAGGAGGAGCATCCCCTGCTCCATCAAAGGCATCCTCGGTTCAGAGGGCGCCGACCGTTTCTTCAGAGAAGAGAGCACAGTCCGCTCCTACAAGGTCTAGAACCAATTCAGATGAGCAATTGTGCCCTCCAGCAGATGCTGTTGCTGCCCCTGATCCACCAAAGGTAGTACctgcaccggcaccggcaccggcacccgAGAAGCGACCAAAGCAACATAAGATTTCGGTTGGATTTGGGCAGCTCGGCACGAGTGATCTGAAGGTTGTGCTGTATGGCAAGGAAGGGGTTGCTGTGAAGATGATTGTTCACAAGAACATCCTTGCTGAAAATAGTACCTTTTTCGCCAATAGAATCTCGAGGCAGTCTCCGGTGTCGTGCATTGAGGTGCCAGATTGCGAGGATGTGGAGATTTATGTCGAGACTGTTGGGTTGATGTACTGCAAGGATGTCAAGCAGAGGCTGATCAGGCAAAATGTTCCACGAGTTCTGCGAATCTTGAAG GTCGCAGAATCACTAGGCTTCCGAGCGTGCATCATGTCATGCCTAGATTACCTGGAAGCAGTTCCATGGGTCGGCGACGAGGAAGAGAACGTCGTGTCATCCATACGGCAACTGCACGACGAGGACCACAGGGTGAATCCCTTGCTGAGGAGAGTGACATCTGACATCCTAGCAAACCCGCCGAACGACACCCTCGCGCACATCATCGACTTGGTGCTGAAGAGCACCGAGGACAGGGGCCGCCGCGAGATGAAATCCCTGGTCCTGAAGCTTTTCAAGGAGAACAACAACAGCATCTGCACCAGCAATGGTTCCTCAGCAGCAGACTCCTCCTCATGTGTCATGACCTTGTACAGTTCTTTCCAGAACTGCTTGGATTCCCTGCTGGCATTGTTCCGCCGAGCTTCGGATCCGGAAGTGCTTGCTGGACAATCTTCAGACGACAAAGAGCAGATGTTCAGGAAGATCACTCTGGAGGCTGATAACCTTCTCTGGCTAGCTGAGATTTTATCAGATAGGCATGCAGCTGATGAGTTGACAGTGATCTGGGCCGGCCAGGGCGAGCTGGCGGAGCTCCACCCCAGGATTCCGGTGATGCACCGGCACCTGGTGAGCTGCGTGAGCGCGAGGCTGCTGGTGGCCGTCGGGAGAGGGGAGGCGCTGCCGTCGGAGGGgacccggcggcggctgctggacGTGTGGCTGCAGCCGCTGATGGACGACTACCGGTGGCTGCAGCACGGGTGCCGGTGGTTCGAccgggcggtggtggaggacggCGTCGGGCAGGCCATCCTGACGCTGCCGCTGGAGGACCAGCGGGCCGTGCTGATGGCGTGGCTGGGAAGGTTCCTCAAGGCCGGGGATGGCTGTCCCAACCTGCAGAGGGCGTTCGAGGTCTGGTGGAGGAGGACATTCGTCAGGCCATACGCCGAGCAGCCCGGGAGCTCGTCGTCGGCAAGGTCGGGGCGGCACTGA
- the LOC101766842 gene encoding tetratricopeptide repeat protein 5 isoform X1: MSAQKPAAASACASSGPARPEPPEEEGNRAPLERAAEAAEELYRLRDTFFPRDPAEKAAALRARADAALALLDALPPEQKKSPQQRGVFEYLRGKILDVFPDYHKEAEDHLSKAVKLNPSLVDAWLCLGSCIWKKGDLSAAKNCFMSALRKGSDKKILCQLSMLERSMAQGSEDPAVLVEESIQHAKEAVMLDIKDGNSWYNMGNAYLTSFFVGGAWDHTKLHHSVKAYQNAEKDKTMSLNPDLCYNCATADKYLENYERALRGFEAAALKDPGLGADREVQKIVSLLDKLENAMKGQLRSKRLASLVSSLNGVTLKSSHKKATISKLSEGLNKAVAVLGKVILLIRHDNIAPLYYLTCDLDQSYFILSVYGLRNDAIKEGDRVILYEPYYRILDASWKDKCYQFRSIRVDFPEQILINENAPAPHHVAHASIHAHNKP; the protein is encoded by the exons ATGTCCGCCcagaagccggcggcggccagcgcgtgCGCGAGCTCCGGCCCGGCGCGGCCCGAGCCGccagaggaggaagggaacagAGCGCCTCtggagcgggcggcggaggccgcggaggagctGTACCGCCTCCGGGACACCTTCTTCCCCCGGGACCCTGCCGAGAaggccgccgcgctccgcgcccgcgccgacGCCGCACTCGCCCTCCTCGACGCCCTCCCGCCCG AACAAAAGAAATCTCCACAACAGCGTGGTGTTTTTGAATATTTGAGGGGAAAAATACTGGATGTCTTTCCTGACTATCATAAGGAGGCTGAAGATCATTTATCCAAAGCA GTAAAGCTGAATCCATCTCTTGTAGATGCATGGTTATGTTTGGGTAGCTGCATTTGGAAGAAGGGGGATCTGTCTGCAGCAAAGAATTGCTTTATGTCAGCACTAAGAAAG GGTTCAGATAAGAAAATACTGTGCCAGCTCTCCATGCTTGAAAGAAGTATGGCTCAAG GTAGTGAAGACCCGGCGGTTTTAGTGGAAGAGAGCATTCAGCACGCAAAAGAAGCAGTTATGCTGGACATTAAAGATGGCAATTCATGGT ACAATATGGGTAATGCTTATCTCACTAGTTTTTTTGTGGGAGGAGCCTGGGACCACACTAAGCTTCATCATTCGGTGAAAGCGTATCAGAATGCT GAGAAGGATAAAACTATGAGTTTAAATCCAGACCTCTGCTATAATTGTGCCACA GCTGACAAATATTTGGAGAATTATGAAAGGGCCCTTCGTGGATTCGAAGCTGCAGCTTTAAAAGATCCTGGCCTTGGTGCTGATAGAGAAGTTCAGAAAATCGTCAGTCTCCTTGATAAGCTAGAGAATGCAATGAAG GGACAATTACGATCCAAAAGATTAGCATCATTGGTGTCATCCTTGAATGGTGTCACTT TGAAATCATCGCACAAGAAAGCTACCATAAGCAAATTATCAGAGGGTTTGAACAAAGCAGTTGCTGTTTTGGGAAAAGTTATTCTTTTGATAAGACATGACAATATTGCTCCATT GTATTATTTAACATGTGACTTGGATCAGTCTTATTTTATACTTTCAGTCTATGGGCTACGGAATGATGCA ATTAAAGAGGGTGATCGAGTGATATTATACGAACCATACTACAGAATCCTGGATGCATCATGGAAAGACAAG TGCTATCAGTTCAGATCAATACGAGTGGACTTTCCGGAACAAATTCTGATTAACGAGAATGCTCCAGCTCCTCATCATGTTGCACATGCATCCATCCATGCACACAACAAACCGTGA
- the LOC101766152 gene encoding uncharacterized protein LOC101766152 isoform X1, whose protein sequence is MAALEKKAHAPFPRAAKPSNPSARLKRSKSDLGDKDAKGALRSSQKTSNQTRLVQGKNSNPQQKCEAKKGIQPRSETQNSLKKEILQLEMHLKDQQVVRGALEKALGPDPAPITLQNESPMLKPATQLIREVATLELEIKHLEQYLLTLYRKAFEQQQQQQAPTLQSSDAHREAPKLSVSSRSAQLDETPKAKAPVRRGGDPMLHYSCPPLSKGRNGAVADDSSPSTCPRRTTDFDHGLRSQSALSFRGVCSSRISPTEDSLARALRSCHSQPFSFLEEGETATSGVVSLADYLGTNVADHIPETPNNLSEEMVRCMAGVFCKLADPPLVHHRPSSSPSSSLSSASVVSPQYLGDMWSPNCRREATLDSRLINPFHVEGLKEFSGPYNTMVEVPAISRDRRRLREAEDLLQTYKLILYRLETVDLRRMTNEEKLAFWINIHNALLMHAYLKYGVPQNHLKKTSLLVKAECKIAGRTINAAVIQGLVLGCSTTHCPGHWLRTLLNPRIKSRGSISKAGGGEWQAFAVHQSEPLLRFALCSGSHSDPAVRVYFPKRLSQQLEAAREDYIRATVGVWKEHRVLLPKLVEAYARDAKLSPERLVDAVQRSLPETLRTAVQRCRRGGGRSAGKVVEWVPHRQSFRYLLARDLAFPHLS, encoded by the exons ATGGCGGCACTGGAGAAGAAAGCGCACGCGCCCTTCCCCAGAGCAGCGAAACCCTCCAATCCTTCAGCAAGGCTCAAGCGCTCCAAGAG TGATTTGGGGGACAAAGATGCTAAGGGTGCTCTGCGTTCTTCACAGAAGACGTCCAACCAAACTAGGCTGGTA CAAGGTAAAAACTCAAACCCTCAGCAGAAATGTGAAGCCAAGAAGGGAATTCAGCCGAGGAGTGAGACGCAGAACTCCCTGAAGAAAGAG ATTCTGCAACTGGAGATGCACCTCAAGGATCAGCAGGTGGTGCGCGGCGCACTGGAGAAAGCGCTGGGGCCTGATCCTGCTCCCATCACTCTCCAAAACGAGAGCCCAATGCTAAAG CCGGCGACCCAGCTGATCAGGGAGGTTGCGACATTGGAGCTGGAGATCAAGCACCTGGAGCAGTACCTGCTAACACTCTACAGAAAAGCATttgaacagcagcagcagcaacaggcaCCCACATTGCAATCTTCAGATGCTCACCGGGAGGCGCCGAAGCTGTCAGTGAGCTCACGGTCTGCGCAGCTCGATGAGACGCCGAAGGCGAAGGCTCCTGTCAGGAGAGGAGGCGATCCGATGCTCCATTACAGCTGCCCTCCGCTTAGCAAGGGGAGGAATGGCGCCGTGGCGGATGATTCTTCGCCGTCGACGTGCCCCAGGAGGACTACAGACTTTGATCACGGCCTGAGAAGCCAGTCTGCGCTGTCGTTCCGGGGAGTGTGTTCATCCAGGATATCACCCACTGAGGACAGTCTCGCGAGGGCTCTTCGATCGTGCCACTCTCAACCTTTCTCATTCTTGGAG GAAGGGGAAACTGCAACATCAGGAGTGGTGAGTTTGGCTGACTACCTGGGGACAAATGTGGCTGACCACATCCCTGAAACTCCCAACAACCTATCGGAGGAGATGGTCAGGTGCATGGCAGGGGTGTTCTGCAAGCTCGCCGACCCTCCTCTGGTTCACcaccggccgtcgtcgtcgccgtcctcgtcgcTCTCCTCGGCGAGCGTGGTCTCCCCGCAGTACCTCGGTGACATGTGGAGCCCCAACTGCAGGAGGGAAGCGACGCTCGACTCCCGGCTGATCAACCCGTTCCATGTCGAGGGCCTCAAGGAGTTCAGTGGGCCCTACAACACCATGGTTGAGGTGCCGGCGATCTCCCGCGACCGGCGAAGGCTTAGAGAAGCTGAAGATCTGCTCCAGACATACAA GTTGATTCTGTACCGGTTGGAGACTGTTGATCTGCGGCGGATGACGAACGAGGAGAAGCTCGCTTTCTGGATCAACATACACAATGCATTGCTGATGCAT GCCTACCTGAAGTACGGCGTCCCACAGAACCACCTGAAGAAGACATCACTGCTTGTCAAG GCCGAATGCAAGATCGCCGGGCGCACCATCAACGCGGCGGTCATCCAGGGCCTTGTTCTTGGGTGCAGCACGACGCACTGCCCCGGACAT TGGCTGCGGACTTTGCTGAACCCAAGGATCAAGAGCCGGGGAAGCATCAGcaaagccggcggcggcgagtggcaGGCCTTTGCCGTTCATCAGTCGGAGCCTCTCTTGCGCTTTGCGCTTTGCTCGGGGAGCCACTCCGATCCCGCG GTGCGGGTGTACTTCCCGAAGCGGCTGTCGCAGCagctggaggcggcgagggaggaTTACATCCGGGCGACGGTGGGGGTGTGGAAGGAGCACCGGGTGCTGCTGCCCAAGCTGGTGGAGGCCTACGCCCGGGACGCCAAGCTCTCGCCGGAGCGCCTCGTCGACGCCGTGCAGCGGAGCCTGCCGGAGACCCTGCGGACGGCGGTGCAGCGGTGCCGCCGGGGAGGGGGAAGGTCCGCCGGCAAGGTCGTCGAGTGGGTGCCACACCGGCAGAGCTTCCGGTACCTGCTCGCCAGGGACCTCGCCTTCCCGCACCTCAGCTGA
- the LOC101766842 gene encoding tetratricopeptide repeat protein 5 isoform X2 — MSAQKPAAASACASSGPARPEPPEEEGNRAPLERAAEAAEELYRLRDTFFPRDPAEKAAALRARADAALALLDALPPEQKKSPQQRGVFEYLRGKILDVFPDYHKEAEDHLSKAVKLNPSLVDAWLCLGSCIWKKGDLSAAKNCFMSALRKGSDKKILCQLSMLERSMAQGSEDPAVLVEESIQHAKEAVMLDIKDGNSWYNMGNAYLTSFFVGGAWDHTKLHHSVKAYQNAEKDKTMSLNPDLCYNCATADKYLENYERALRGFEAAALKDPGLGADREVQKIVSLLDKLENAMKGQLRSKRLASLVSSLNGVTLKSSHKKATISKLSEGLNKAVAVLGKVILLIRHDNIAPLYYLTCDLDQSYFILSVYGLRNDAIKEGDRVILYEPYYRILDASWKDKIIIGKQVK; from the exons ATGTCCGCCcagaagccggcggcggccagcgcgtgCGCGAGCTCCGGCCCGGCGCGGCCCGAGCCGccagaggaggaagggaacagAGCGCCTCtggagcgggcggcggaggccgcggaggagctGTACCGCCTCCGGGACACCTTCTTCCCCCGGGACCCTGCCGAGAaggccgccgcgctccgcgcccgcgccgacGCCGCACTCGCCCTCCTCGACGCCCTCCCGCCCG AACAAAAGAAATCTCCACAACAGCGTGGTGTTTTTGAATATTTGAGGGGAAAAATACTGGATGTCTTTCCTGACTATCATAAGGAGGCTGAAGATCATTTATCCAAAGCA GTAAAGCTGAATCCATCTCTTGTAGATGCATGGTTATGTTTGGGTAGCTGCATTTGGAAGAAGGGGGATCTGTCTGCAGCAAAGAATTGCTTTATGTCAGCACTAAGAAAG GGTTCAGATAAGAAAATACTGTGCCAGCTCTCCATGCTTGAAAGAAGTATGGCTCAAG GTAGTGAAGACCCGGCGGTTTTAGTGGAAGAGAGCATTCAGCACGCAAAAGAAGCAGTTATGCTGGACATTAAAGATGGCAATTCATGGT ACAATATGGGTAATGCTTATCTCACTAGTTTTTTTGTGGGAGGAGCCTGGGACCACACTAAGCTTCATCATTCGGTGAAAGCGTATCAGAATGCT GAGAAGGATAAAACTATGAGTTTAAATCCAGACCTCTGCTATAATTGTGCCACA GCTGACAAATATTTGGAGAATTATGAAAGGGCCCTTCGTGGATTCGAAGCTGCAGCTTTAAAAGATCCTGGCCTTGGTGCTGATAGAGAAGTTCAGAAAATCGTCAGTCTCCTTGATAAGCTAGAGAATGCAATGAAG GGACAATTACGATCCAAAAGATTAGCATCATTGGTGTCATCCTTGAATGGTGTCACTT TGAAATCATCGCACAAGAAAGCTACCATAAGCAAATTATCAGAGGGTTTGAACAAAGCAGTTGCTGTTTTGGGAAAAGTTATTCTTTTGATAAGACATGACAATATTGCTCCATT GTATTATTTAACATGTGACTTGGATCAGTCTTATTTTATACTTTCAGTCTATGGGCTACGGAATGATGCA ATTAAAGAGGGTGATCGAGTGATATTATACGAACCATACTACAGAATCCTGGATGCATCATGGAAAGACAAG atCATTATAGGAAAACAAGTGAAATAG
- the LOC101766152 gene encoding uncharacterized protein LOC101766152 isoform X2: protein MAALEKKAHAPFPRAAKPSNPSARLKRSKSDLGDKDAKGALRSSQKTSNQTRLQGKNSNPQQKCEAKKGIQPRSETQNSLKKEILQLEMHLKDQQVVRGALEKALGPDPAPITLQNESPMLKPATQLIREVATLELEIKHLEQYLLTLYRKAFEQQQQQQAPTLQSSDAHREAPKLSVSSRSAQLDETPKAKAPVRRGGDPMLHYSCPPLSKGRNGAVADDSSPSTCPRRTTDFDHGLRSQSALSFRGVCSSRISPTEDSLARALRSCHSQPFSFLEEGETATSGVVSLADYLGTNVADHIPETPNNLSEEMVRCMAGVFCKLADPPLVHHRPSSSPSSSLSSASVVSPQYLGDMWSPNCRREATLDSRLINPFHVEGLKEFSGPYNTMVEVPAISRDRRRLREAEDLLQTYKLILYRLETVDLRRMTNEEKLAFWINIHNALLMHAYLKYGVPQNHLKKTSLLVKAECKIAGRTINAAVIQGLVLGCSTTHCPGHWLRTLLNPRIKSRGSISKAGGGEWQAFAVHQSEPLLRFALCSGSHSDPAVRVYFPKRLSQQLEAAREDYIRATVGVWKEHRVLLPKLVEAYARDAKLSPERLVDAVQRSLPETLRTAVQRCRRGGGRSAGKVVEWVPHRQSFRYLLARDLAFPHLS, encoded by the exons ATGGCGGCACTGGAGAAGAAAGCGCACGCGCCCTTCCCCAGAGCAGCGAAACCCTCCAATCCTTCAGCAAGGCTCAAGCGCTCCAAGAG TGATTTGGGGGACAAAGATGCTAAGGGTGCTCTGCGTTCTTCACAGAAGACGTCCAACCAAACTAGGCTG CAAGGTAAAAACTCAAACCCTCAGCAGAAATGTGAAGCCAAGAAGGGAATTCAGCCGAGGAGTGAGACGCAGAACTCCCTGAAGAAAGAG ATTCTGCAACTGGAGATGCACCTCAAGGATCAGCAGGTGGTGCGCGGCGCACTGGAGAAAGCGCTGGGGCCTGATCCTGCTCCCATCACTCTCCAAAACGAGAGCCCAATGCTAAAG CCGGCGACCCAGCTGATCAGGGAGGTTGCGACATTGGAGCTGGAGATCAAGCACCTGGAGCAGTACCTGCTAACACTCTACAGAAAAGCATttgaacagcagcagcagcaacaggcaCCCACATTGCAATCTTCAGATGCTCACCGGGAGGCGCCGAAGCTGTCAGTGAGCTCACGGTCTGCGCAGCTCGATGAGACGCCGAAGGCGAAGGCTCCTGTCAGGAGAGGAGGCGATCCGATGCTCCATTACAGCTGCCCTCCGCTTAGCAAGGGGAGGAATGGCGCCGTGGCGGATGATTCTTCGCCGTCGACGTGCCCCAGGAGGACTACAGACTTTGATCACGGCCTGAGAAGCCAGTCTGCGCTGTCGTTCCGGGGAGTGTGTTCATCCAGGATATCACCCACTGAGGACAGTCTCGCGAGGGCTCTTCGATCGTGCCACTCTCAACCTTTCTCATTCTTGGAG GAAGGGGAAACTGCAACATCAGGAGTGGTGAGTTTGGCTGACTACCTGGGGACAAATGTGGCTGACCACATCCCTGAAACTCCCAACAACCTATCGGAGGAGATGGTCAGGTGCATGGCAGGGGTGTTCTGCAAGCTCGCCGACCCTCCTCTGGTTCACcaccggccgtcgtcgtcgccgtcctcgtcgcTCTCCTCGGCGAGCGTGGTCTCCCCGCAGTACCTCGGTGACATGTGGAGCCCCAACTGCAGGAGGGAAGCGACGCTCGACTCCCGGCTGATCAACCCGTTCCATGTCGAGGGCCTCAAGGAGTTCAGTGGGCCCTACAACACCATGGTTGAGGTGCCGGCGATCTCCCGCGACCGGCGAAGGCTTAGAGAAGCTGAAGATCTGCTCCAGACATACAA GTTGATTCTGTACCGGTTGGAGACTGTTGATCTGCGGCGGATGACGAACGAGGAGAAGCTCGCTTTCTGGATCAACATACACAATGCATTGCTGATGCAT GCCTACCTGAAGTACGGCGTCCCACAGAACCACCTGAAGAAGACATCACTGCTTGTCAAG GCCGAATGCAAGATCGCCGGGCGCACCATCAACGCGGCGGTCATCCAGGGCCTTGTTCTTGGGTGCAGCACGACGCACTGCCCCGGACAT TGGCTGCGGACTTTGCTGAACCCAAGGATCAAGAGCCGGGGAAGCATCAGcaaagccggcggcggcgagtggcaGGCCTTTGCCGTTCATCAGTCGGAGCCTCTCTTGCGCTTTGCGCTTTGCTCGGGGAGCCACTCCGATCCCGCG GTGCGGGTGTACTTCCCGAAGCGGCTGTCGCAGCagctggaggcggcgagggaggaTTACATCCGGGCGACGGTGGGGGTGTGGAAGGAGCACCGGGTGCTGCTGCCCAAGCTGGTGGAGGCCTACGCCCGGGACGCCAAGCTCTCGCCGGAGCGCCTCGTCGACGCCGTGCAGCGGAGCCTGCCGGAGACCCTGCGGACGGCGGTGCAGCGGTGCCGCCGGGGAGGGGGAAGGTCCGCCGGCAAGGTCGTCGAGTGGGTGCCACACCGGCAGAGCTTCCGGTACCTGCTCGCCAGGGACCTCGCCTTCCCGCACCTCAGCTGA
- the LOC111256268 gene encoding phosphatase and actin regulator 4B-like encodes MEMAAPVPVIFSRGFRFNPTPLEAATYYLPRLVAGAPLHEAVRPVVNHADVYGCEPGDLARQFCPLPRTGHRFFFTHCKLQQPQRAGKASRATRVAGSGSWHSQSVKDVVDHAGVKVGEIRKLRYKKGGEYTDWLMDEYSCCLEDAVAGDKQFVLCNIYVSPRADQGSAARQESAAFFAPPAPAPVVILAQAAAAPKRPAPQSAEPPCPKRMRGAVAPTPPVVQPAGYCTASFAPPLPYPYVPHIAASAQPPPPPVPTRLIAPPQSRSPAPTPLQSRSLPKQQAPPPTLSVVRACHMPVEEPARHCQPPQPSEQRKQSTRDPFEAAEQRDEAEEERVAAPVDEDDDWAELEKCMDDAVPTAEGSTMSEDEMDQHLSSLLFEEEEIIPDAIAAPDPASKGSKSALQDDLDLFHKILDDTLRRSSSTMAI; translated from the coding sequence atggagatggcggcgccggTCCCGGTGATCTTCTCCCGCGGCTTCCGCTTCAACCCGACGCCACTCGAAGCCGCCACCTACTACCTcccccgcctcgtcgccggcgcgccgctgcACGAGGCCGTGCGCCCCGTCGTCAACCACGCCGACGTCTACGGCTGCGAGCCCGGCGACCTCGCCCGCCAGTTCTGCCCGCTGCCCAGGACCGGGCACCGATTCTTCTTCACCCACTGCAAGCTGCAGCAGCCGCAGAGGGCGGGGAAGGCCAGCAGGGCCACGCGCGTCGCCGGCTCCGGGTCGTGGCACTCGCAGAGCGTCAAGGACGTCGTGGACCACGCCGGTGTCAAGGTCGGCGAGATCAGGAAGCTCCGGTACAAGAAGGGCGGCGAGTACACGGACTGGCTCATGGACGAGTACTCGTGCTGCTTGGaggacgccgtcgccggcgacaaGCAGTTCGTGCTCTGCAACATCTACGTGTCCCCCAGAGCCGATCAAGGCTCCGCGGCGCGCCAAGAATCTGCCGCCTTCTTCGCTCCACCTGCGCCTGCGCCCGTCGTGATCCTCGcgcaggcagcggcggcgcccaaGAGGCCAGCGCCGCAGAGTGCCGAGCCGCCTTGCCCCAAGCGGATGCGGGGTGCCGTCGCCCCGACGCCTCCGGTCGTGCAGCCGGCGGGTTATTGCACGGCGTCCTTCGCCCCACCACTGCCGTACCCGTACGTGCCTCACATCGCCGCTTCAGctcagcctccgccgccgccagttccgacccgtCTTATAGCGCCGCCGCAGAgtcgctcgccggcgcccacaCCACTGCAGTCGCGTTCGCTACCTAAgcagcaggcgccgccgccgactctcTCGGTGGTACGTGCCTGCCACATGCCAGTGGAAGAACCGGCACGTCACTGCCAACCGCCTCAGCCGTCCGAGCAGAGGAAGCAAAGCACACGTGATCCGTTTGAAGCCGCTGAACAAAGAGACGAAGCAGAGGAAGAAAGGGTCGCAGCGCCTGTTGATGAAGATGACGACTGGGCCGAGTTGGAAAAGTGCATGGACGACGCCGTGCCAACAGCCGAGGGCTCAACGATGAGTGAGGACGAGATGGACCAGCACTTATCCTCGTTGTTGTTTGAGGAGGAAGAGATCATCCCGGATGCAATTGCAGCACCTGATCCGGCGTCCAAGGGATCCAAATCGGCGCTTCAAGATGACTTGGACTTGTTTCACAAGATACTGGACGACACCTTACGACGATCGAGTTCAACAATGGCTATTTGA
- the LOC101765733 gene encoding plastid division protein PDV2: protein MEGEEIGLVLARASDLRSRISACAAAARPTEGAVKRLGAAGGGDGGEDEDEQGEVESLVGIGDALESLERQLASLQDLQHQQRYERETILSQIDRSRRSLLCKLKEYKGQDCEVIHEAAAFAGEKIENDDGLILPPYSNHVTNSFVLDDLYPLNYVSKPKKSLHNGLGSDGATQDGTRTNGTENRNTSTPSCGLRGGITSFIGWMAKTAVMVVGAVSIMKAAGYEPVIGTNSIKLDIAGLFGKAGATANEEERRCPPGKVMVLEGGRAHCVVKERVEVPFDTNLAAPDASYGLG from the exons atggaggGGGAGGAGATTGGCCTCGTCCTGGCGCGCGCCTCCGACCTCCGCTCCAGGATatccgcctgcgccgccgcggcccggcCCACCGAGGGCGCGGTGAAGCGGCTGGGCGCGGCGGGGGGTGGGGATGGAggcgaggatgaggatgagcagGGGGAGGTGGAGAGCCTGGTCGGCATCGGCGACGCGCTCGAGTCGCTCGAGCGCCAGCTCGCGTCCCTGCAG GACCTCCAGCACCAGCAAAGATATGAGCGAGAAACCATCTTGAGCCAGATCGACCGCAGTCGGAGATCCCTGCTTTGCAAGCTCAAGGAATACAAAGGGCAGGACTGTGAGGTAATCCATGAGGCTGCTGCGTTTGCTGGCGAGAAGATCGAGAATGACGATGGCCTCATCCTGCCTCCTTACTCAAATCATGTTACCAACTCATTCGTGCTCGACGACCTGTACCCTCTGAACTACGTGTCCAAGCCCAAGAAGAGCTTGCATAACGGATTGGGTTCTGACGGAGCAACGCAGGACGGCACAAGAACGAACGGGACAGAGAACAGGAACACCAGCACACCGAGCTGTGGTCTGCGAGGGGGGATCACATCATTCATCGGATGGATGGCCAAGACGGCGGTCATGGTCGTCGGTGCCGTGTCCATCATGAAGGCCGCCGGCTACGAGCCAGTGATCGGGACAAACAGCATCAAGCTGGACATCGCCGGGCTGTTTGGTAAAGCAGGGGCGACAGCCAATGAGGAAGAGCGCCGCTGCCCACCTGGTAAGGTGATGGTGTTGGAGGGCGGCAGGGCTCACTGCGTCGTGAAGGAGAGGGTGGAGGTACCATTCGACACCAACCTGGCGGCCCCAGACGCGAGCTATGGTCTGGGCTGA